The Ipomoea triloba cultivar NCNSP0323 chromosome 13, ASM357664v1 genomic interval ACCAAAAGTTTGTATACTTTTCTTTCAAGTTTTCCATTTTCCTCTtactaatttttcaaatttaaggGTTTCAAAATAGTGTTTCAGGTTTGAAGGTTTCATCTTTATACTTTCACCTcacaaaatgacatttttttgcTATCACtgacaaaattataattttatatatagggATGAATAAAATGATGGTTAGCAGTTTTATTTCACCTTTGTATGCAAAGTGTCAGCAGTAAAACATGCCCCTTTCAAGACTTCCCTCAGGAGATGTCCAATTGCAGTTTTCTTCCTAACTACTAATGTCACAGTATCAGTTtgaacctcactaatatacatcaATCAGCAACTTATTCCAATGGTTCATACTGGAAAAAGAGTGCCTGGATTTTTAAGTTATGGTCATCCTGAATTTCCAAATGATCCATATAGATTAACCATTCTATTAAGTATCAAGATGGGTTCGATTCTTGCCTCTAAATGCCAGGACCTAAGAAGCATGAGCCTTAAAACTAAAGTAGATAGAATAGCTTGAATGCATTTCCCTATATGCAAAAACAGATGGAATTTGAACTTACCAACTGATGGTCTTGGTGTAGTCCTTATCTTCAAGATCTCAGGACGAGGAATAATGGAGCCTGATGCTCCAATACCTCTGGAAACTCTTACTTTGGTGCCATCTTCCAAGTATCTGATTCCAACTTTGCATGGTTGCCTGCAAAAGCCAACATTAGGTAACAGGACTCAATAGTAAAAGGTGTTTAGACAACAACCAATGTATCCATACCCAGTCACTGGATCTAGAACCTGCACATTAGAGACATGCAATGGGGCTTCAACTGTAAATATCCCACCTTCATGACCTTGCCCTTGTTTAATATGCTTTTTTACCTGCAAAAAACGCAAATGGTTCATGTGACGAGtcatataaatataagaatACCAAAAAGTACAAACATGTGGAAACATCATAGTTCTGGTAAGAAGATGGTTAATGTTAACACTAGTGTTAGTCCAAGTaaaaattgcacatttatgtttatatattacatgCTCAACACACCCCCTCACGTGTGCAAGCCTATTACTTTTGACGGGTGTCAAACCCATGATCTTTGGCATGAGGTTGGCTCTcttaccaaattgaagcatttgttctatctcaactaaaagcctaagctgatagttggattgcacatttatgtttatatattatatgctcaagaATGACTAAATTATCTTCATGAAATCCATGCTTCATTGGAGTTACAAATAGGAGCTAGGAATAACCAAAATTCGTCACTTATAGATTTGTCAACTTCCATTCTGCTATTCAAATTCCTGTCAATTATATGCTTATGGATACAATATCATGCGCTTCTGGAATTATGGTGAAAGGGGAAAAGGGCTGCATAACTAAAGTCACCATTTTTTTCTGATTCAAAAGTCTAGTACCATAGAGAAGAAAATTTTACTAACCAGGTTTTTGCCCTCCACAATAACACGATTCTGTGTACGTACAACACGCTTAACGATTCCCGTCTCACCTTTATCTTTGCCTCTAATTATCATAACCTGGAAAATAACAAAAGGAGACAACTAACGAATTGTcacaatttattttcaaatgcGGTAGACGCTTGCAGGTGGCATGGGGCAATCAAGGAGAGTGGCAAACCAATTCTAGAAGACTTCATTCATGAGTTTTACTTACATTATCACCTCTGAGAACCTTCCAGTGATGTATGAGTTTCTGAGCAGCCTTCCAACCCATTATCTGTGAGTAACATTTTAAAATCTCCAACCATATCAGGAAAATGTCATAGATGCACAAATCCATTACTAAATATCATAAaagcttttttaaaaattatactacaACTCTAGATTCTAGAAGCTCTTCCCCATAAAACAAGCTAAACATCAAAATTCAAGCATTACACAAATCAAATCATAAAGAAGGGCAAAAAACAAGTTTGATGCGCCCAAATGGAACCCAGACTGAAATTTCAGAATTGTAATATACAAACGAAAATACGCACTCAAACAGTAGCTAAACCCAATGCTTAAACTGTAACATTTCCATTAAGTTGTGGTGCAATTGATGGCCTTCAATAGCCATAATATGGTATATTAAAATCAGATATTGTAACGGTTGTTGTTACAACCGTTACAAAagcctatattgatggttcAATAGGCTATATAAGAAGGGGTCCCCCACTGCTCAGGTTACTGCTTGATACACCATCTAAATTGAACCTGAGACAAGTGGGAGCCATTCTACCAGACACTTTGCAAGAATACTGACACTATCAACACATACAACAGCATCAAGCAAAGGCAATTCTAAagacaactatggctggaggttagtctTATATTGTTAATGCTTACATNaatttagcccacaggcaatttttattGCATTCGGATTTTGGATATGCATCATTTACATTGGTAATGTATGCAATTCAATTCTATTCATGCCTCAAAATTCTAATCCAAACCTTTACCTTTACAGCATCTCAATCCGTTACTCACACAGATTTGAACATCGAAGTTCCAGAACTTAGGGGCAACAACTATAAAATGTGGAAGGAAACTATTCTTCTTAATCTAGGGTGGAAAGACTTGGACTACGCTATTCACAATGAGCAACCGCCTGTCCCCACTAAGGAAAGTACCCAAGATGAGGTTGCGCTATATGAGCGATGGGATCGATCCAATCAGCTCAGCACAATGTACATCAAGGCGAAAATATCTAATGGGATTCGGGGTTCTGTTAGTGAAAAGCATAAGGATGTCCGAGCATTGCTCAAGGCTATTGACGATCAGTTCGTCACTTCAGAAAAGGCTTTAGCAAGCACCCTCATCATTAGACTCtcctctcttcgtctcacttccGTTAAAGGTGTGCGTGAGCACATCATGGAATTGCGTGACATTGTGGCTCAACTTAAGACTCTTGGGGTAGATATGTCGGATGACTTTCTCGTTTATTATGCTTTGTACACCCTACCATCATCATACGGACCTTTTAAAATCTCTTACAACACacataaggaaaaatggtctataaatgatttaatgaccatgtgtgtTCAAGAAGAAGGTAGATTGGTGATGGAAATGGGTGAAAGTGCCATGCTGGCTACGGCACGTGAGAAGTCTAAATCTGGCAAATCTCGAGGTTCCACTTCAAAGGCTAAGGGGAAAGGAAACATTCCACCTCAAGCTGACATAAAGAAGGTGCATAAGTGTTTCTTCtgtaaaaagaagggacacatgaagaaagaATGCATCAAGTATAAGAAGTGGGTCGAGAAGAAAGGTAATCTATCCTCATTCGTTTGTTATGAATCTAATATGTCTGAAGTTAACgctaatacttggtggattgattctggttcaacaatccacattgcaaactcttTACAGGGAATGCAAAATCTGAGGAAGCCGGTGGGAAATGAACGGACCATCTTATCAGGAAACAAGATGGGATCACAAGTGGAAGCTATTGGAACATGCAAACTTGTTTTAAGtagtggttttgttttgtttttggaaaagacattttatgtaccaagtttCTCCCGAAACTTGGTTTCAGTATCCAGACTTGTACCAATGGGTTTTTCATTTACATTTCAAGACAAAAGTTTGAATGTTTTTAATAAATCATCTCGTATTGGATATGGTACATTATCTGATGGTCTTTATCTTTACATTTACAAAACAATACCACTTATAGTTCATTGCATGTTCATTCCGGTTCCAAAAGATCAAGTAATAGTGAGAACTCCTCCatgttatggcatcggagattaggtcATATCTCCCTTGAACGTATAAAGAGATTAGTAAATGACGGGGTACTTAGTACTCTTGATTATATTGACTTCGAGACTTGTATAGACTGCATTAAGGGAAAGCAGACTAACAAGTCTAAGAAAGGTGCCAAAAGGAGTTCAAGCATATTAGAAATCATACACACTGACATTTGCTGTCCAGATATGGATATGCCAGGTCAGAAGTATTTCatcacctttattgatgattactcgagatttacttatgtgtatttgattcataataaaaatgaagcattggatgccttcaaGTCTTTTAAGGCTGAAGTTGAGAACCAATGTGGGAAACAAATACAGATAGTAAGATCCGACAGAGGTGGTGAATACTATGGTAGGTACACTGAAAGTGGACAAGCACCTGGTCcatttgctaagtttcttcaagaacatgggattgTTGCCCAATATACCATGTCTGGTTCTccggaccaaaatggtgttgctgaaagaagaaaccgaacgCTTATTGACATGGTGCGGAGTATGCTTAGCAACTCCAAACTTCCTAAGTTTTTGTGGGCTGACGCGCTTAAGACggcaacgtatatattaaaccgtgttcTAACCAAGGCTGTCCGAAAGACaccatttgagttatttaaaggttggaaaccgagtttgcaacatatgcgtgtttggggatgCCCGTCTGAGGTAAGGATATATAACCCACAAGAAAAGAAGTTAGACCCAAGGACTATTAGtggtttctttattggatacgcACAGTCCTCCAAAGGGTATAGGTTTTATTGTCCATCTCATTCAACTAGAATCGTGGAATCAAGAgatgctaagtttcttgaaaatgacatgattagtgggagggatagattcaatgatttgatttctaatcatgATCATACTGAATCATGTCCTTCTATGTCATCATATAGGTTGATAATAGATTCAGTCACCCCTCAAGATCAAACGGGTATTGAACAACCTATTGAAGAAATTCCACGAGATGCTGATAATATCTCAACCGATCaaccaattcaggaaattcctgaAGCGGTAGTTGAACCGCTAACTTCTCAAGGAGATGGTAGTTCAACTTTGAGGCGATCTGTTCGAGATAAAAGATCTGCAATTTCTAGTGATTACATAGTGTATCTACAAGAGTCTGATGTTGGAGCTGAAAATGATCCAAAAACGTTTTCACAAGCCATAAATTGTAAAGAGTCTGGTTTATGGTTTGAAGCcatgaaagaagaaatgaattcTATGCGGAGCAATGAGGTTTGGGACCTTgttgagttgcctaatggggccaaggccattgcctgtaaatgggtctataagactaaaaaggactcaTTAGGCAACATCGAGCGATACAAGGCTAGGCTCGTTGCTAAAGGATTCAATCCAAAAGAAGGCATCGATTACACGGAGACTTTTTCTcttgtatcaaagaaagattcacttcgcataatcttggctttggttgcacatttcaatcttgaattgcaacaaatggatgtgaaaacggcattccttaatggtgatctagaagaggtggtttatatgaaacaacctgaaggattctcttctagtgaaggcaatcatttggtttgcaagctcaaaaagtccatttatggattaaaacaagcctcccgccaatggtatatcaagtttgacggagtcatttcatcatatggttttgttgaaagtatCCTAGACCATTGTATATACCAGAAgacaagtgggagtaaaatttgttttcttgttttatatgtggatgatatcttGCTTGCATCAAATGATAAGGGAATGCTGCACGAGGTtaaacaattcctttctaagaactttgatatgaaagatatgggtgaggcatcttatgtcattggcataaagatccatAGGGATAGATCCCGGGGCATTCTGGGACTATCGCAGGAAACCTATatcaacaaagtcttagaaagatttcGGATGAAGGATTGTTCACCGAGTCCAGCTCCTATTGTGAGAGGTGATAAATTCAGTTTGGACCAGtgtccaaagaatgattttgaaagagaatccaTGAAGAATATTCCCTATGCTTCGGTTGTCGGTTGTCTCGGGTATATTCAAGTCTGTACTAGGCCGGACATCGCCTTTGCTGTTGGAATGCTGGGACGATATCAAAGTGATCCGGGTttagaccactggagagctgCAAAGAAGGTTTTGAGGTATCTCAAAGGTACCAAGGATTATAAGCTTGTGTTCAGGAAGATGAACACTTTGGACATTGTTAGGTACTCTGActcggactttgccggttgcgtTGATTCTCGGAAATCAACTTCGGGAAACATTTTCATTATGGCCGGTGGAGCTATTTCATGGAGAAATGTTAAACAAACTCTTGTCACCACTTCAaccatggaagccgagttcgtttcttgttttgaggctacatctcaaggtgtatggcttaagaatttcatttcagggcttagaattatggattctatttctaagccgttaaaggtttattgtgacaactcagctgcggttttcctggctaagaacaataagagtgggagtcgaagcaaGCATATCGACACCAAGTACTTAGCCATAAGGGAACGTGTTAAGGATAAGAAAGTGGTCATTGAGCACATAAGCACTGAGTTGATGATTGTTGATCCCCTAACTAAAGGCATGCCACCATTCAAGTTTAgggattttgttgagaaaatgggaCTTGCTCCCACTTTGTAAAGTTTGTATACATACAGTTATTGTtatatgaaattcttaaagCATTCAGATATTTTCTCGTTATTGTATTGTGCAcacattttgttgagaaaatatatttttggacCTGGATtaaacataaggtttatccattaagttttggTTACCACAAGAAATGCTTAGAGAACAAGTTACATTGTGATTATAGTAGATGCTACTCACTATAAGAGGACGTATCTCTATAgttcatgttttttgttttctttgagtttgtaattgcaccaagtgggagaatgtaacatttccATTAAGTTGTGGTGCAATTGATGGCCTTCAATAGCCATAATATGGTATATTAAAATCAGATATTGTAACGGTTGTTGTTACAACCGTTACAAAagcctatattgatggttcAATAGGCTATATAAGAAGGGGTCCCCCACTGCTCAGGTTACTGCTTGATACACCATCTAAATTGAACCTGAGACAAGTGGGAGCCATTCTACCAGACACTTTGCAAGAATACTGACACTATCAACACATACAACAGCATCAAGCAAAGGCAATTCTAAagacaactatggctggaggttagtctTATATTGTTAATGCTTACATAAACACCTGAAGAAATCAAGAATAAACCAAAAACCGAACCTTTCTAAACAAATGGTTAAACGAATCTCGTGATTTCAGCGAGCGAGTTCAATGGAGGGATTGGATTCACGGAGGGTTTAACCCGGGAATGAAGATGGGGTTTTTAAGTTTGGGTTAATTGCACAAACCCCCCAAGAATCTTTTCTTGAGATCACATTCGACCCCCATAGTTCCTAAATATTAGATTTACACCCTTATTCGAgttttatgaattatatataccatgtgattgttataaataatattaagtagtggacattattatttagtatataacGGTTGTAACGGTTTCTGTATTTATGTATTCATTATATCTTTCCGTTAttgtttgtattatatatatgtcccTTGTAACATACACATTTTACTGGAATGAAGCACGTACTCCTCTCCCTATGTTtgctctctctctatctcttttcTCTTTACCAGTTATGTTCTCTTTACTGGAGCTAACGGCCAACGGGCACCAAAATCTCAACACGTTATTAGCACGCTCAATACACCCAGTACACCGCGGTGAATGGTAATTTTAATGCATTTTTTCAATACAAGTTATACTTGTTATGATATGCATTTTTGAATGCAAGTTATATTTGTATCCTAAAATAATCTCTGCCTGCATACATATATCGGTGAG includes:
- the LOC116001502 gene encoding uncharacterized protein LOC116001502 isoform X2; the protein is MDLCIYDIFLIWLEILKCYSQIMGWKAAQKLIHHWKVLRGDNVMIIRGKDKGETGIVKRVVRTQNRVIVEGKNLVKKHIKQGQGHEGGIFTVEAPLHVSNVQVLDPVTGQPCKVGIRYLEDGTKVRVSRGIGASGSIIPRPEILKIRTTPRPSVANNLSGEWKGARRERTESLYSLNKQE
- the LOC116001502 gene encoding uncharacterized protein LOC116001502 isoform X1, translating into MDLCIYDIFLIWLEILKCYSQIMGWKAAQKLIHHWKVLRGDNVMIIRGKDKGETGIVKRVVRTQNRVIVEGKNLVKKHIKQGQGHEGGIFTVEAPLHVSNVQVLDPVTGQPCKVGIRYLEDGTKVRVSRGIGASGSIIPRPEILKIRTTPRPSVAGPKDTPLEDVTERTYDPKTGKGMPDL